Proteins co-encoded in one Streptomyces sp. NBC_00557 genomic window:
- a CDS encoding type I polyketide synthase, translating into MSNDQKLLDYLKAVTADLAQTRKRLQEVEAAGQEPIAIIGMSCRYPGGVRSPEELWQLVAEGRDAIGEFPSDRGWDLDALFADDGAGRSVVRVGGFVDEAADFDAAFFGISPREAVAMDPQQRMLLELAWEACERAGIDPHSLGGERVGVYAGTGAQDYEYVHAQNPDAVADYGATATAAAVLAGRVSYTLGLEGPAVTVDTACSSSLVTLHLAAQALRAGECSLALAGGAAVISTPGVFVAFSRQGALSFDGRCKAFSDDANGTGWGEGAGMLLLERLSDARRNGHPVLAVVRGSAVNQDGASNGLTAPNGPAQQRVIRQALANAGLTTSDIDLVEAHGTGTTLGDPIEAQALLATYGQNRTADRPLWLGSLKSNIGHTQAAAGVAGIIKTVMAIRNGVMPRTLHVTRPSTHVDWDAGDVRLLTEPRAWQAEGDRPRRGGVSSFGVSGTNAHVIVEQAPEEPGDEPAGPADAAPAGAVVPWVVSARSGSGLAAQAERLHTALVGGAEDVRDVAHALATGRAALEHRAVALGTDRQELLDTLAALAEGREAAGLVQGTVAGDAPPVFVFPGQGSQWAGMAVELLETAPAFARSMTECAEALRLFTDWDLFEVLRERPGAPTLDEVDVVQPVLWAVMVSLARLWESFGVRPGAVVGHSQGEIAAATVAGALSVEDGARVVALRSKVIREELAGLGGMMSVGLPAREAARRIEAWPGKLSLAAVNGPGSTVVCGHVDALEELRDTLEGEGTRARMIPVDYASHSVFVENVRERILEVLAPVRPRSCEVAFYSTVTGDLIDTTVMGAEYWYTNLRQTVLFEDATRALLAAGFGLFVEASPHPVLKLGVEETFADAGTAAVAVGSLRRREGGLDRFAASLAEAYVRGAAVDFSPLLAGRPGRHVPLPTFAFQHRRYWLQAAPGAAGDVVSAGLAAAGHSLLSAVVVAPEDGGVTLTGRLSAHTQPWVADHVVRDAVFFPGTGFVELAVRAGDQVGCDQVAELTLNAPLVLAPGEAVQLQVVVGGPDEAGRRELRIHSRPEQAGPDVPWTRHATGVLAAGTGAAAAFDVAVWPPRDAVPLDVTTLYDDLAETGLRYGPQFQGLTAAWRVGEDVYAEVVLAEATSTERFGLHPALLDSALHAVALTDAVGDEAALPFAWSGVRLHATGARTLRVRLTPVRAGEVCLVAVDASGAPVVSVDSLVLRPVAGAAVPRRVDSLYRLRWQPVPAAQAAPVSWTDWERLDRDGEPDAVPEVVVLATEPGTDAAAVHARTQHVLGVLQRWITDERLEDARLVVVTRGAVATEGEPVDDLAGGAVWGLVRSAQSEHPDRFVLADLEAGTDPAEVLDAIVASGEPQVAVRGSVVRAARLVRAVPGEPESRFGPDGTVLITGGTGMLGRLVARHLVREHGVRHLLLLGRRGPDAPGAAELVAELAESGAETTVAACDAGDREALAAVLAAVPAGRPLTGVVHAAGVLDDGTLSSLTPERVDRVLAAKADAALHLHELTEGQDLSAFVLFSSAAGVIGAPGQGNYAAANAFLDCLAAHRRAAGLAGQSLAWGFWAEASGMTGDLDETDRGRMSRNGLLGLADDEGLALFDAAVTSDAALLVPARFDLAGIRADDASPQPVFTALVPAVRRGTAQSVASAGSFGERLLRLPEAERVAAALDLVREKVAAVLGYGSPEEVEAERAFRELGFDSLSAVELRNRLGEAAGVRLPVTVVFDHPNPTALARHLVAEACGDQAAAAAPVTAVRAADDEPVAIVAMACRYPGGVRSPEDLWRLVADGTDAIGAFPADRGWDLERLYDPEGERPHTSYVREGGFVYDAGDFDADFFGISPVEAEAIDPQQRLLLEASWEVFERAGIDPATLKGSATGVYAGVMSHDYAANSGTGAIASGRVSYTYGFEGPAVTVDTACSSSLVGMHLAAQALRAGEVDLALAGGVTVMASPELFVEFSRQRGLSKDGRCRSFAGATDGTGWGEGVGLLLLERLSDARRNGHPVLALLRSSAINQDGASNGLSAPSGPAQQRVIRQALTTAGLTAEDVDAVEAHGTGTTLGDPIEAQALLATYGQNRPEDRPLWLGSLKSNIGHAQAAAGVGGVIKMVMAIREGVLPRTLHVDEPTPHVDWESGAVRLLTEARDWPGTDRPRRAGVSSFGMSGTNAHVIIEQAPVQPDEPRPGDGADGTAGPVSLLLSAKSAEALPAQARQLHDWLTARPDVSTTDVAHTLATTRAALDHRAAVTGHGLESLLEGLEALAEGRTAPGVLRGRAQDGKLAFLFTGQGAQRLGMGRELAETYPVFAEALEAVLAAVDTHLDRPLREVIWGDDADLLNQTQYTQPALFAFEVALYRLIESFGVIPDHLAGHSIGEIAAAHVAGVFSLDDAARLVTARGRLMQALPTGGTMIAVQATEDEVLPLLTDQTGIAALNAPSSTVISGSEDAVAAIAEQFAAQGRKTKQLAVSHAFHSPLMDPVLDDFRAVAESLTYQRPRIPFVSTVTGQPVTDELTTPDYWTEHIRKPVRFTEALTRIPATTHLEIGPDAVLTALGPATTDDATFIPTQRRDRDETHELAAALGHLHTTGTRVDWTAYYATTGARRTDLPTYAFQRTRYWLDAKDYLAELWHGEAAGANVAGAGLETAEHPLLGAAVWSPESDAVVFTGRLSLESQPWLAGHAVQGTVILPGTAFVELALAAGEQVGCEVLDDLALEAPLILPERGGVAFQITVGEDSGGGRTLALHSRDEGRGGVWTRHATGLLTSVAPAGSDTLAAWPPPDAEPLAVDGLYDALAEAGFAYGPDFQGLTAAWRHGDDLYAEVGLPAETAAEATGFGLHPALFDACLHVLGLAGDDSAARLPFAWSGVALHASGATRVRVRLRPRAEGAVSVLVADGLGAPVLTAESLTLRELTEMPRARQDDLYRVEWSEAVARPGGASADGFTVLRTEPGTGPEAVHAVVTQVLAEVREHLAKGSKLAVVTSGAAALPGEDITDLAGAAAWGLIRSAQAENPGQFLLIDTDTPDHPDLPTALATGEPQILIRDGRPHSARLTRLTPTGTGAEQPPTAFGPDSTVLVTGATGALGRILTRHLVTQHGVRHLLLTSRRGPDAPGATQQRDELTALGAEVTLAACDASDRQAMAALLTDHPVTAVIHTAGVLDDGLVTSLTPDRVAAVLRPKADAAWNLHELTQNHPLTAFVLFSSAAGVFGNAGQASYAAANAYLDALATHRRTRGLPAHSLAWGLWESDTGMTGELSEADRERLNRSGVREMSAKEGLALFDAACAQELPAVVPVRLALGSYDADVPALLRGLVRSAARRTAAAANAPVTGLRERVRALPAAERTAVLLDLVLGQAAAILGHASAAAIDPDRSFKDLGFDSLGAVEFRNGINAQTDLRLPATLVFEFPNARALADHLSAELAPATETQAGTDPEEERIREILRVIPVERLRASGLADALLSLAEDQDALTTGPTDAQDLSGKSGSIDDLDTDALINLALGDA; encoded by the coding sequence ATGTCGAACGACCAGAAGCTGCTCGATTACCTGAAGGCGGTCACCGCCGACCTGGCCCAGACCCGCAAGCGGCTGCAGGAGGTGGAGGCGGCCGGCCAGGAGCCCATCGCCATCATCGGCATGAGCTGCCGTTACCCCGGAGGCGTGCGCAGCCCCGAGGAGCTGTGGCAGCTGGTGGCCGAAGGCCGCGACGCCATCGGCGAGTTCCCCTCCGACCGGGGCTGGGACCTGGACGCGCTCTTCGCCGACGACGGCGCCGGCCGCAGCGTCGTGCGGGTGGGCGGATTCGTGGACGAGGCCGCCGACTTCGACGCGGCCTTCTTCGGTATCTCGCCCCGCGAGGCGGTGGCGATGGACCCGCAGCAGCGGATGCTGCTCGAACTGGCCTGGGAGGCCTGCGAACGCGCCGGGATCGACCCGCATTCACTCGGCGGGGAACGCGTCGGCGTGTACGCGGGCACGGGCGCCCAGGACTACGAGTACGTCCACGCGCAGAACCCGGACGCCGTCGCCGACTATGGAGCCACCGCCACCGCCGCGGCGGTGCTCGCCGGACGGGTCTCCTACACCCTCGGGCTGGAGGGGCCGGCCGTCACCGTCGACACCGCCTGCTCGTCCTCTCTGGTCACCCTGCATCTCGCCGCCCAGGCGCTGCGTGCCGGAGAGTGCTCGCTGGCACTGGCCGGCGGTGCCGCGGTCATCTCCACGCCGGGGGTCTTCGTCGCGTTCAGCCGGCAGGGCGCGCTCTCCTTCGACGGCCGCTGCAAGGCCTTCTCCGACGACGCCAACGGCACCGGCTGGGGCGAGGGTGCCGGAATGCTCCTGCTGGAACGGCTGTCCGACGCCCGCCGCAACGGCCACCCCGTGCTGGCGGTGGTCCGCGGTTCGGCCGTCAACCAGGACGGTGCGAGCAACGGGCTGACCGCGCCCAACGGCCCCGCGCAGCAGCGGGTGATCCGGCAGGCACTGGCCAACGCCGGGCTGACGACGTCCGACATCGACCTCGTCGAGGCGCACGGCACCGGCACGACCCTCGGCGACCCCATCGAGGCCCAGGCCCTGCTCGCGACCTACGGGCAGAACCGCACCGCCGACCGTCCGCTGTGGCTGGGCTCGCTGAAGTCCAACATCGGGCACACCCAGGCCGCCGCGGGCGTGGCCGGGATCATCAAGACCGTCATGGCCATCCGCAACGGCGTGATGCCGAGGACGCTGCACGTCACCCGGCCCTCCACGCACGTCGACTGGGACGCCGGCGACGTCCGGCTGCTGACCGAGCCCCGTGCGTGGCAGGCCGAGGGCGACCGGCCGCGCCGGGGCGGGGTGTCCTCGTTCGGCGTGTCCGGTACCAACGCGCACGTCATCGTCGAGCAGGCTCCCGAGGAGCCCGGCGACGAGCCCGCCGGTCCGGCGGACGCGGCGCCGGCGGGTGCCGTCGTTCCGTGGGTGGTCTCCGCGCGCAGCGGCTCCGGGCTCGCCGCGCAGGCCGAGCGCCTGCACACCGCTCTCGTCGGCGGTGCGGAGGACGTACGGGACGTGGCGCACGCCCTGGCCACCGGCCGGGCCGCGCTGGAGCACCGGGCGGTCGCCCTGGGCACGGACCGCCAGGAGCTGCTGGACACCCTGGCCGCGCTCGCCGAGGGCCGCGAGGCGGCGGGGCTGGTGCAGGGCACCGTCGCCGGTGACGCCCCGCCGGTGTTCGTCTTCCCCGGGCAGGGCTCGCAGTGGGCGGGCATGGCCGTGGAACTCCTGGAGACGGCCCCGGCGTTCGCCCGGTCCATGACCGAGTGCGCCGAGGCGCTGCGGCTGTTCACCGACTGGGACCTGTTCGAGGTGCTGCGCGAGCGGCCCGGCGCGCCCACCCTGGACGAGGTGGACGTGGTGCAGCCGGTGCTGTGGGCGGTGATGGTGTCGCTGGCCCGGCTGTGGGAGTCCTTCGGCGTCCGGCCCGGGGCCGTGGTCGGCCACTCCCAGGGCGAGATCGCCGCGGCCACGGTGGCGGGCGCGCTCTCCGTCGAGGACGGCGCCCGCGTGGTGGCCCTGCGCAGCAAGGTCATCCGGGAGGAACTCGCCGGGCTGGGCGGAATGATGTCGGTCGGGCTGCCGGCGCGGGAGGCCGCCCGGCGCATCGAGGCCTGGCCGGGCAAGCTGTCCCTGGCCGCGGTCAACGGGCCGGGCTCCACGGTGGTGTGCGGGCACGTCGACGCGCTCGAGGAGCTGCGGGACACCCTGGAGGGCGAGGGCACACGGGCCCGGATGATCCCCGTCGACTACGCCTCGCACTCGGTGTTCGTCGAGAACGTCCGGGAGCGCATCCTGGAGGTGCTCGCCCCCGTGCGGCCGCGCTCCTGCGAGGTCGCGTTCTACTCCACCGTCACCGGTGACCTCATCGACACCACGGTGATGGGCGCCGAGTACTGGTACACCAACCTGCGCCAGACGGTGCTGTTCGAGGATGCCACCCGCGCCCTGCTGGCCGCCGGGTTCGGGCTGTTCGTCGAGGCCAGCCCGCACCCGGTGCTGAAGCTCGGGGTGGAGGAGACCTTCGCCGACGCGGGCACGGCTGCGGTGGCCGTCGGCTCGCTGCGGCGCAGGGAGGGCGGCCTTGACCGGTTCGCCGCCTCGCTGGCCGAAGCGTACGTGCGCGGCGCGGCCGTGGACTTCTCCCCCCTGCTGGCCGGACGTCCCGGCCGGCACGTGCCGCTGCCGACGTTCGCCTTCCAGCACCGCCGTTACTGGCTTCAGGCGGCGCCCGGCGCGGCCGGTGACGTCGTCTCGGCCGGCCTGGCGGCCGCCGGGCACTCGCTGCTGAGCGCGGTGGTGGTGGCCCCGGAGGACGGCGGTGTGACCCTCACCGGCCGGCTGTCGGCGCACACCCAGCCCTGGGTCGCCGACCACGTGGTGCGGGACGCGGTGTTCTTCCCCGGCACCGGTTTCGTCGAACTCGCCGTACGCGCCGGCGACCAGGTGGGCTGCGACCAGGTCGCCGAACTCACCCTGAACGCGCCGCTGGTCCTGGCCCCCGGCGAGGCGGTGCAGCTGCAGGTCGTGGTGGGCGGCCCGGACGAGGCCGGCCGCCGCGAGCTGCGGATCCACTCCCGCCCCGAGCAGGCCGGGCCGGACGTGCCCTGGACGCGGCATGCGACCGGCGTGCTCGCCGCGGGCACGGGTGCGGCCGCGGCGTTCGACGTGGCCGTGTGGCCGCCGCGCGACGCGGTCCCGCTGGACGTCACCACGCTCTACGACGACCTCGCGGAGACCGGCCTGCGCTACGGACCGCAGTTCCAGGGTCTGACCGCCGCCTGGCGGGTCGGCGAGGACGTCTACGCGGAGGTCGTGCTCGCCGAGGCCACCTCCACCGAGCGCTTCGGGCTGCACCCGGCGCTGCTCGACTCCGCCCTGCACGCGGTCGCCCTCACCGACGCGGTCGGCGACGAGGCGGCGCTGCCCTTCGCCTGGTCCGGGGTACGGCTGCACGCGACCGGCGCCCGCACGCTGCGGGTGCGGCTGACCCCGGTGCGCGCCGGTGAGGTCTGCCTGGTCGCCGTGGACGCCTCGGGCGCACCCGTCGTCTCGGTCGACTCCCTGGTGCTGCGCCCGGTCGCCGGTGCCGCGGTGCCCCGCCGCGTGGACTCGCTGTACCGGTTGCGCTGGCAGCCCGTCCCCGCCGCCCAGGCCGCGCCGGTCTCCTGGACCGACTGGGAGCGGCTGGACCGTGACGGCGAGCCGGATGCCGTGCCCGAGGTGGTGGTGCTCGCCACCGAGCCGGGCACCGACGCCGCCGCCGTGCACGCCCGGACCCAGCACGTCCTCGGGGTGCTCCAGCGCTGGATCACCGACGAGCGGCTCGAGGACGCGCGCCTGGTGGTGGTCACCCGCGGCGCGGTCGCCACCGAGGGGGAACCGGTCGACGACCTGGCGGGCGGTGCCGTATGGGGTCTGGTGCGTTCGGCGCAGTCGGAGCATCCGGACCGGTTCGTGCTGGCCGACCTCGAGGCGGGCACCGACCCGGCCGAGGTGCTGGACGCGATCGTGGCCTCCGGAGAGCCGCAGGTCGCGGTGCGCGGCTCAGTGGTGCGGGCCGCCCGGCTGGTGCGGGCCGTGCCCGGCGAGCCCGAGTCCCGCTTCGGGCCGGACGGCACGGTCCTGATCACCGGCGGCACCGGCATGCTGGGCCGGCTCGTCGCCCGGCACCTGGTGCGCGAGCACGGCGTACGGCACCTGCTGCTGCTCGGCCGCCGCGGCCCGGACGCCCCCGGCGCGGCGGAACTGGTCGCGGAACTGGCCGAGTCGGGGGCCGAGACCACCGTGGCCGCCTGCGACGCCGGTGACCGCGAGGCGCTGGCCGCCGTTCTGGCCGCCGTCCCGGCCGGTCGCCCGCTGACCGGCGTGGTGCACGCCGCGGGCGTCCTCGACGACGGAACGCTCTCCTCGCTCACCCCGGAGCGGGTGGACCGGGTCCTCGCCGCCAAGGCGGACGCCGCACTCCACCTGCACGAACTCACCGAGGGCCAGGACCTGTCCGCCTTCGTGCTCTTCTCCTCCGCCGCGGGTGTCATCGGCGCGCCCGGCCAGGGCAACTATGCCGCGGCCAACGCCTTCCTGGACTGCCTCGCCGCCCACCGCAGGGCGGCCGGCCTCGCCGGGCAGTCGCTCGCCTGGGGCTTCTGGGCCGAGGCGAGCGGCATGACCGGCGACCTCGACGAGACGGACCGCGGCCGCATGTCCCGCAACGGGCTGCTCGGGCTCGCCGACGACGAGGGCCTGGCGCTGTTCGACGCCGCCGTCACCAGTGACGCGGCGCTGCTGGTGCCGGCCCGGTTCGACCTGGCGGGGATCCGCGCGGACGACGCCTCCCCGCAGCCGGTCTTCACCGCGCTGGTGCCGGCCGTGCGCCGGGGCACCGCCCAGTCGGTCGCGTCCGCGGGTTCCTTCGGCGAGCGGCTGCTGCGGCTGCCCGAGGCCGAGCGGGTGGCAGCGGCCCTGGACCTGGTGCGCGAGAAGGTCGCCGCGGTCCTCGGCTACGGCTCCCCCGAGGAGGTCGAGGCCGAACGGGCCTTCCGCGAGCTGGGCTTCGACTCCCTGAGCGCGGTCGAGCTGCGCAACCGGCTCGGCGAGGCCGCGGGCGTACGGCTGCCCGTCACCGTGGTGTTCGACCATCCCAACCCGACCGCGCTGGCCCGCCATCTGGTGGCGGAGGCCTGCGGCGACCAGGCCGCCGCCGCGGCGCCGGTCACCGCGGTCCGCGCCGCCGACGACGAGCCGGTCGCGATCGTCGCCATGGCCTGCCGCTACCCCGGCGGGGTGCGCTCCCCGGAGGACCTGTGGCGGCTGGTCGCCGACGGCACGGACGCCATCGGCGCGTTCCCGGCCGACCGGGGCTGGGACCTGGAACGGCTGTACGACCCGGAGGGCGAGCGGCCGCACACGAGCTATGTCCGCGAGGGCGGGTTCGTCTATGACGCGGGCGACTTCGACGCGGACTTCTTCGGCATCAGCCCTGTCGAGGCGGAGGCCATCGACCCGCAGCAGCGACTCCTGCTGGAGGCGTCCTGGGAGGTGTTCGAGCGGGCGGGCATCGACCCGGCGACGCTGAAGGGCAGCGCCACCGGCGTCTACGCGGGCGTCATGTCGCACGACTACGCCGCCAACAGCGGAACCGGCGCGATCGCCTCCGGCCGGGTGTCGTACACGTACGGCTTCGAAGGTCCGGCGGTGACGGTGGACACCGCCTGCTCCTCCTCCCTCGTGGGGATGCACCTGGCCGCGCAGGCGCTGCGTGCCGGTGAGGTGGATCTCGCGCTGGCCGGCGGCGTCACCGTGATGGCGAGCCCCGAGCTGTTCGTGGAGTTCAGCCGACAGCGGGGCCTGTCCAAGGACGGCCGCTGCCGCTCCTTCGCCGGCGCCACCGACGGCACCGGCTGGGGTGAGGGCGTCGGTCTGCTGCTGCTGGAGCGGCTGTCCGACGCGCGCCGCAACGGCCACCCCGTGCTCGCGCTGCTGCGCTCCTCCGCCATCAACCAGGACGGCGCCAGCAACGGACTGTCGGCACCGAGCGGCCCCGCCCAGCAGCGGGTGATCCGGCAGGCGCTGACCACGGCCGGGCTCACCGCCGAGGACGTGGACGCGGTGGAGGCGCACGGCACCGGCACCACGCTGGGCGATCCGATCGAGGCGCAGGCGCTGCTGGCCACCTACGGGCAGAACCGGCCCGAGGACCGGCCGCTGTGGCTGGGCTCGCTGAAGTCCAACATCGGCCACGCCCAGGCCGCCGCCGGCGTCGGCGGTGTCATCAAGATGGTCATGGCGATCCGTGAGGGCGTCCTGCCCAGGACCCTGCACGTGGACGAGCCCACCCCGCACGTGGACTGGGAGTCGGGTGCCGTCCGGCTGCTGACCGAGGCCCGCGACTGGCCCGGGACGGACCGCCCCCGCCGGGCCGGCGTGTCCTCCTTCGGCATGAGCGGCACCAACGCCCACGTCATCATCGAGCAGGCACCCGTCCAGCCGGACGAGCCCCGCCCGGGTGACGGAGCCGACGGTACGGCCGGACCGGTCTCCCTGCTGCTGTCGGCCAAGTCGGCCGAGGCGCTGCCCGCGCAGGCCCGGCAGCTGCACGACTGGCTGACCGCCCGCCCGGACGTCTCCACCACCGACGTCGCCCACACCCTGGCCACCACGCGAGCGGCGCTGGACCACCGCGCCGCCGTCACCGGCCACGGCCTGGAGAGCCTGCTGGAGGGCCTGGAGGCGCTGGCCGAGGGCCGCACCGCTCCCGGTGTGCTGCGCGGCCGCGCCCAGGACGGCAAGCTCGCCTTCCTGTTCACCGGGCAGGGCGCGCAGCGCCTCGGCATGGGCCGGGAGCTGGCCGAGACCTACCCCGTCTTCGCCGAGGCCCTCGAGGCGGTGCTCGCCGCCGTCGACACACACCTGGACCGGCCACTGCGCGAGGTCATCTGGGGCGACGACGCCGACCTGCTCAACCAGACCCAGTACACCCAGCCCGCCCTGTTCGCCTTCGAAGTCGCCCTCTACCGGCTCATCGAGTCCTTCGGCGTCATCCCCGACCACCTCGCCGGACACTCCATCGGCGAGATCGCCGCCGCCCACGTCGCCGGCGTGTTCTCCCTCGACGACGCCGCCCGCCTGGTCACCGCCCGCGGACGCCTCATGCAGGCCCTCCCCACCGGCGGCACCATGATCGCCGTACAGGCCACCGAGGACGAAGTCCTGCCGCTGCTGACCGACCAGACCGGCATCGCCGCCCTCAACGCGCCTTCGTCCACGGTGATCTCGGGCAGCGAGGACGCGGTGGCGGCGATCGCGGAGCAGTTCGCCGCACAGGGCCGCAAGACCAAACAGCTCGCCGTCAGCCACGCCTTCCACTCCCCCCTCATGGACCCCGTCCTGGACGACTTCCGGGCCGTGGCCGAATCCCTGACCTACCAGCGGCCGCGCATCCCGTTCGTCTCCACCGTCACCGGACAGCCGGTCACCGACGAACTCACCACCCCCGACTACTGGACCGAACACATCCGCAAGCCCGTCCGCTTCACCGAAGCCCTCACCCGCATACCCGCCACCACCCACCTGGAGATCGGCCCCGACGCCGTCCTCACCGCCCTCGGACCCGCCACCACCGACGACGCCACCTTCATCCCCACCCAACGCCGCGACCGCGACGAAACCCACGAACTCGCCGCCGCACTCGGCCACCTGCACACCACCGGCACCCGCGTGGACTGGACCGCCTACTACGCCACCACCGGCGCCCGCCGCACCGACCTGCCCACCTACGCCTTCCAGCGCACCCGCTACTGGCTCGACGCCAAGGACTACCTCGCCGAGCTGTGGCACGGCGAGGCCGCGGGCGCGAACGTGGCCGGGGCCGGGCTGGAGACGGCGGAGCATCCGCTGCTGGGTGCCGCGGTGTGGTCACCGGAGTCGGACGCGGTGGTGTTCACCGGGAGGTTGTCGCTGGAGTCGCAGCCCTGGCTGGCCGGGCACGCGGTGCAGGGCACCGTCATCCTTCCGGGTACGGCGTTCGTGGAGCTGGCGCTGGCAGCCGGGGAGCAGGTCGGCTGCGAGGTGCTCGACGACCTCGCCCTCGAGGCGCCACTGATACTGCCCGAGCGCGGGGGCGTCGCCTTCCAGATCACGGTCGGCGAGGACTCCGGTGGTGGCCGTACCCTGGCTCTGCACTCGCGGGACGAGGGCCGCGGCGGTGTCTGGACGCGGCATGCCACGGGTCTGCTGACGTCCGTCGCACCGGCCGGCTCGGACACCCTCGCCGCGTGGCCGCCGCCGGACGCCGAGCCGCTTGCCGTGGACGGCCTGTACGACGCTCTCGCCGAAGCCGGGTTCGCCTACGGTCCGGACTTCCAGGGTCTGACCGCCGCCTGGCGGCACGGGGACGACCTGTACGCCGAGGTGGGGCTGCCCGCGGAGACCGCCGCCGAGGCGACGGGCTTCGGGCTGCATCCGGCCCTGTTCGACGCCTGCCTGCACGTGCTGGGGCTGGCCGGGGACGACTCCGCCGCGCGGCTGCCGTTCGCCTGGTCGGGTGTGGCCCTGCACGCCTCGGGCGCCACGCGGGTCAGGGTGCGACTGCGGCCGCGGGCCGAGGGTGCCGTGTCGGTGCTGGTCGCCGACGGACTGGGGGCGCCGGTGCTGACTGCGGAGTCGCTGACGCTGCGTGAGCTGACCGAGATGCCCAGGGCCCGGCAGGACGACCTGTACCGCGTCGAGTGGTCGGAGGCCGTGGCGCGGCCCGGTGGGGCGTCGGCGGACGGGTTCACCGTGCTGCGCACCGAGCCGGGCACGGGTCCCGAGGCGGTGCACGCGGTTGTCACCCAGGTGCTGGCCGAGGTGCGGGAGCACCTGGCCAAGGGCTCGAAGCTCGCCGTCGTCACCAGCGGCGCGGCCGCACTGCCCGGCGAGGACATCACCGACCTCGCCGGCGCCGCCGCCTGGGGCCTCATACGCTCCGCACAAGCCGAGAACCCCGGCCAGTTCCTCCTCATCGACACCGACACCCCCGACCACCCCGACCTCCCCACCGCCCTCGCCACCGGCGAACCCCAGATCCTCATCCGCGACGGACGCCCCCACAGCGCCCGGCTCACCCGCCTCACCCCCACCGGCACCGGCGCCGAGCAGCCCCCCACCGCCTTCGGCCCCGACAGCACCGTCCTGGTCACCGGAGCCACCGGCGCCCTCGGCCGCATCCTCACCCGACACCTCGTCACCCAACACGGCGTACGCCACCTCCTGCTCACCAGCCGACGCGGACCCGACGCACCCGGCGCCACCCAACAACGCGACGAACTCACCGCACTCGGCGCCGAGGTGACCCTCGCCGCATGCGACGCCTCCGACCGCCAAGCCATGGCAGCGCTGCTCACCGACCACCCCGTCACCGCCGTCATCCACACCGCCGGCGTCCTCGACGACGGACTCGTCACCTCCCTCACCCCCGACCGGGTCGCAGCCGTACTACGACCCAAAGCCGACGCCGCCTGGAACCTCCACGAACTCACCCAGAACCACCCCCTGACCGCCTTCGTCCTGTTCTCCTCCGCAGCCGGCGTCTTCGGCAACGCAGGCCAGGCCTCCTACGCCGCCGCCAACGCCTACCTCGACGCCCTCGCCACCCACCGCCGCACCCGCGGACTACCCGCCCACTCCCTGGCCTGGGGCCTGTGGGAAAGCGACACCGGCATGACCGGCGAACTGAGCGAGGCCGACCGGGAACGCCTGAACCGCTCCGGCGTGCGGGAGATGTCCGCCAAGGAGGGGCTCGCTCTCTTCGACGCCGCGTGCGCGCAGGAACTGCCCGCGGTGGTTCCCGTCCGTCTCGCCCTGGGTTCGTACGACGCCGATGTGCCGGCGCTGCTGCGCGGGTTGGTGCGCTCCGCCGCGCGGCGTACGGCGGCCGCCGCGAACGCACCGGTCACCGGGCTGCGCGAGCGGGTCCGCGCCCTGCCCGCCGCCGAACGCACCGCTGTCCTGCTGGACCTGGTCCTCGGCCAGGCCGCGGCGATCCTCGGGCACGCGTCGGCGGCCGCGATCGACCCGGACCGGTCCTTCAAGGACCTGGGATTCGATTCCCTCGGCGCGGTGGAATTCCGCAACGGCATCAACGCGCAGACGGATTTGCGCCTTCCGGCCACGCTCGTCTTCGAATTCCCGAATGCACGGGCCCTGGCCGACCACCTGTCCGCCGAATTGGCACCCGCCACGGAAACCCAGGCCGGCACCGATCCGGAGGAGGAGCGGATCCGGGAAATCCTGCGGGTGATTCCGGTGGAGCGGCTGCGGGCCAGCGGCCTGGCCGACGCCCTGCTGTCGCTGGCCGAGGACCAGGACGCCCTCACCACCGGTCCGACGGATGCTCAGGATCTGTCCGGGAAAAGCGGGTCCATCGACGATCTGGACACGGACGCCCTGATCAACCTGGCTCTCGGCGACGCCTGA